The nucleotide sequence GCTCTACCTCCGGTACGACGAACGCTACGTGTACGGCGCGCCCGACCTCAAGCCCGTCACGCGCCGGCGGCTTTGGGCGCCGGACTCGCCGGCCTTCGTCGCCGAGGGGACCGGGCGCCTTCCGGCGCGGCCCGACGGATACGAGGCACGGATCGATGGGGCGGCCGAGGAGCCGTTCGGCTTCGCTCCCTGACCGTCTCGCGCCGCCGCATGGCCCCGGACGGCGCCGCCGAACCCGTTCGTGTCGGGCCGGGCCGACCCGTCCGCCGCCATCTCAGGGACGAAGCCGGGCGGGCACCGTCCGGGTGCCGCTCCCGCCCGACGGGGAGGATGACGCGTGGCTCATGACGACGGGCCCCAGCGGATGCCGGCCGCGACTCCTCGCGGCCCGGAAGGCTCGCTCGAGGTGCGGCCCCGGCAAGCCATCCCTCGCGAAGAGCGGCCGCGACGCGCCCCGGCGTTCAGAGCTCGATGCGCAGGGACAAGGGATCGACGGCCGCATCCCTCGCGCGGTAGGCGATCCGGTTCCCCGGCCTTCCCTGTATCGTCGCCATCGCCGCGCGCACGTGCGGCAGGTCGTTTGTGACGTGGATCGTGCACGGCCTCCCCTCCTGTGTGTACGCGATCTGCTCCAGGACCGCCGGCTTCGGGTTGCCGTCGCGGCCGTTCGCCGAGATCACGTAGTGTCTGGCCGGGAACTGCCGGAGGAAGCCTTCGGTGATCCCGCGGTCGCTGCCGTGATGGGGCACCTTCATGACGTCGACCAAGAACGGGTGGTCGCTCCCCTGCCGCGCGGCCTGCCAACCGGCGACGATGTCGTCCCCGCGGGCATCGCCGGTCAGGAGGATGCGCTTCCCGCCCGCCTCCACCATGGCGACGATGCTCGACAGGTTCGGGACGGAGGTGTCGAGGTCCTCGCGAAAGAGCCCGGCCAGCTCCGCCGGCCGGGCGCCCCGCGGCTTGGCGGCCGCCTTTGCCCACTTGTCTCGCAAGGCGTCCAACCTCGCCTTGAGAGGGGCGAGGACGGTGACCTTCGCGCCGGCCAGCTCCCGCAGGGTCGTCGGTGCCGAAATCAGGCCTCCGGGCACGGAGGCGTTCATCGGAACCCTCAATGCGGAGAGCGTCCGGCGCAGCTCGCTGCCCTGTTGGAAGCTCGCGACCTCCGCGGTCGCGGCCCGATGCGCGTCGAGGATGTCGGCCGGGGCGGCACGGCCGACCCGTTTCGCGGCGCCGACGATGTCGTCGAAGCTGTTGAACCAAACCTCCTTGAGGTCGACCGTACCATCCACCCGCTCCTCCAGGACGAGACGGCTTTCCCTCCGAACCAGCGCGAGGACGCCGCCGATGTGGTCGTCGTCGATATGGGTCACCATGCAGAGGTCGACGCGCAGCGTGCGGCCGCCGCGGAGTTGCTCGATACGGGGAGACAGCCGTTCCGGGTAGGTCGATGGAGGTCCGGCGTCGACGAGCCAGAGGCGCCTGCGTCCGTCGGCGTCGTCGAAGTGAATGAGGAAGCAGTCGCCGTGCGCGGCGTCCAGGGCCTCGAAGATGACCATGTCCGCCCCCTCAGATCGATTGGAGCGCGCGGAGCACGTCGACCAGGCCGGCACCTTGGAAGTAGCGTTCGCGCCCGAGGTCGGTGCAGGTTCGGCAGAGGACTTCCTTGATCCTGCGTGGGTCGCCGATCAACTCGCGGTGCCGGGCCATGAGCAGCGCCGCGGCGCCGCTCACGTGCGGGGCCGCCATGCTGGTGCCGTCGAGCCGGCGCAGGCCCCCGCCAGGGGTCGGGCCGAGGATCTTCTCGCCGGGCGCCACGAGGTCGGGCTTGATCCGCCCGTCACCCGTCGGCCCGCGGCTGGAGAAGAAGCTGACGCCGTAGGTGTGGGGCTCGATGCGGTGGGTCGATCCGACCGTGATCACCTCGCGCGCGTTGCCGGGATCCGTCACGGTGATCGACCGGAAGTCCCCGAAGTGGTCATCCGCCCGGCCCGTGACCCAGCCGCGGTTGCCCGCCGCGGCCACCACCACCACGCCCTGTCCGGACAAGCGGTTGCATTCCTCGCAGACCGGCGTCCTCCCGCAGGCGAAGCTCTCGACCTCGTGAGGGATGGACAAGCTCAGGTTGACGCCGTGGATGACGGGCAGGCGACGGTTCTTATTCAGGAAGCCGACGAACTCAAGGGCGGCCTGAATGGTGAACTCGTCACCTCCGGCCCCGTCGTCGCCGAACACCCTCAGGTCGTACAGTTCCAGGGCAGGGCAAATCCCGCGCACGTCGATGTCCCGTTCGGGGTTCTCCTCCTGTGGCCAATCCGCCGCGAGGATGCCCGCCACGTGCGTGCCATGGGCCGAGGCGGGTGGCCGATAGCCGGGCCCATGCGGCACGCGGATGATCGTCTGGATCGTGGTCCAGTCGAGGTCGCCGCCATCGTCGTAGCGACGACGCATCGCCTCGATCTGCCGGCGGAAGCGTCGCGTCTCGGCCGACGCCTGCAGCCGGTCGGGCCAGCCGCCGCTCTCGCTGCGCGGGATCCTCCCGGTCGCGATCAACCTCCGCAGGAAGGTGAAGTCGTAGGTCTCGGAAACCCGCGTGACCGCTGCCCATCCCGCCTCGGGATCGAAGGCCGGGTCGCGGACGCGTTCCGTCTCCAGCCTCTTGCGATCCCGGAATGCGGGATGCCGCGCGTCGACGCCGTCGTCGACGATTCCCCAGCGGATACCGGTCGTGTCCAGGTTGAAGACGCAGTGGGCCGCGTCGGCCTTCACGGTGCGGCGGGAGACGCCGACCGAGACCGACGCCTCCCTGTTGCGGTTGATCGTCCAGATCCGCGGTTCCTGGCCCGTCCCCTCTCCCCCTGCATCGACGCCGGCGCCATAGGGGTGCATGGCGCGGGCCATCTCGACGAACCGCGCGATGATGGGTTGCGCGGCCAGCAGCGTCGGGCGCCGCCGTCCGGGACGCCCTCCCGCTAGGATCTCCTCGATCGGGGCGAGGTCCGTCCGTACGGTCGCCGGGTCTTCCCGCAGGCTGACCGTCGCCGCCAGCGCCGCGAACCGGAAGAACTCCCATTGCCCCGTCCGCGAGACGGCGGCGGCGATCTCGTCGTCGTACTCGGTCCCGCGGAACAAGCGGTCGTGAAATGCGTCAAGCGGACCGATCTGCGCGGAGACGCGGATCCACCACGATGTCATCGGCACCACGATCTCGAAGAGCTGCCTGAAGCCGAGGCGCGCGCAGACCGCGCCGTTGAGGTAGGCGACCTCCGCCCGCGTCGCGGCACGCGCGTCGGCGGCGGCCAGCCTGTCGCGCAGGTTCCTCGCGAGCGCGCCGGGGCTGGAGCCCGAGTAGGGCGTCAGGATCAGGTCGATCGGCCGACCGGGCTCGCGGAGGAACGCGAACCACACGTTGGGCAGGATGGCGCTGTCCTGGGTGAAGCGCTGATGTCCGAACGTGGCGAAGACCAGGGCGCGGAACTCCTCGTCACCGGTCGCCTGCACCCGGCGCGCCATGCCCTCGTCCCCTGCCCGAAAGCCCTAATCAGCCACGCCGGACCAGCGATGTAAACGGTGGCTGGAAGTCGAGGCGCCGTCTCCGGCGCCGGAAATCGAGGGCGGCGGTTTCCGGTGCGGCATGATCCGCAGGCAGGGCCGGTACATGCGCTTACCGAACGACTGGGCCGATGCCCCTTGGAGGCCTGTTCGCGCAGATGCTCGGCGCAGGCACGGGCTCCGATGCGGAGGACCCGGGCCGGGCGCCGGATCGCGTCGATCGAGCCTCGTCGATCGACGGGGCATCCAGGCCGTCGTGGAAGGCCGAAGCGGGCATGGGCGGATGCCCCGTCGCACGATGCGCGGCTCGTCCCGGGGTTCCTGCGAGCCCCGAAGGCTTTCGCGCCTTCGCCATCGGCCGCTCGACCATTCATCAGGCGTGGCGCCCCGTGCCATCGTTCGGAGGCGCTCCGCCAGCCGCGATGCGGGCGAGGCTCGAACGATCGACGACGTGGACCCATCCCCGCCCCG is from Methylobacterium radiodurans and encodes:
- a CDS encoding ComEC/Rec2 family competence protein → MVIFEALDAAHGDCFLIHFDDADGRRRLWLVDAGPPSTYPERLSPRIEQLRGGRTLRVDLCMVTHIDDDHIGGVLALVRRESRLVLEERVDGTVDLKEVWFNSFDDIVGAAKRVGRAAPADILDAHRAATAEVASFQQGSELRRTLSALRVPMNASVPGGLISAPTTLRELAGAKVTVLAPLKARLDALRDKWAKAAAKPRGARPAELAGLFREDLDTSVPNLSSIVAMVEAGGKRILLTGDARGDDIVAGWQAARQGSDHPFLVDVMKVPHHGSDRGITEGFLRQFPARHYVISANGRDGNPKPAVLEQIAYTQEGRPCTIHVTNDLPHVRAAMATIQGRPGNRIAYRARDAAVDPLSLRIEL
- a CDS encoding S8 family peptidase, translated to MARRVQATGDEEFRALVFATFGHQRFTQDSAILPNVWFAFLREPGRPIDLILTPYSGSSPGALARNLRDRLAAADARAATRAEVAYLNGAVCARLGFRQLFEIVVPMTSWWIRVSAQIGPLDAFHDRLFRGTEYDDEIAAAVSRTGQWEFFRFAALAATVSLREDPATVRTDLAPIEEILAGGRPGRRRPTLLAAQPIIARFVEMARAMHPYGAGVDAGGEGTGQEPRIWTINRNREASVSVGVSRRTVKADAAHCVFNLDTTGIRWGIVDDGVDARHPAFRDRKRLETERVRDPAFDPEAGWAAVTRVSETYDFTFLRRLIATGRIPRSESGGWPDRLQASAETRRFRRQIEAMRRRYDDGGDLDWTTIQTIIRVPHGPGYRPPASAHGTHVAGILAADWPQEENPERDIDVRGICPALELYDLRVFGDDGAGGDEFTIQAALEFVGFLNKNRRLPVIHGVNLSLSIPHEVESFACGRTPVCEECNRLSGQGVVVVAAAGNRGWVTGRADDHFGDFRSITVTDPGNAREVITVGSTHRIEPHTYGVSFFSSRGPTGDGRIKPDLVAPGEKILGPTPGGGLRRLDGTSMAAPHVSGAAALLMARHRELIGDPRRIKEVLCRTCTDLGRERYFQGAGLVDVLRALQSI